The proteins below are encoded in one region of Halalkalicoccus jeotgali B3:
- a CDS encoding NuoI/complex I 23 kDa subunit family protein, which yields MIGLFKSMATTMKHALDGNTFTVEYPETAPEVSPRFRGVHKFSQERCIWCRQCENVCPNDTIQIVQDEQRNGEQYNLHIGQCIYCRLCEEVCPVDAILLTQNFEFTGDTKDDLVYNKEQLGNVPWYKDIDPLESREPDRGAWIGEGEGEVDYQ from the coding sequence ATGATCGGACTGTTCAAATCCATGGCGACGACGATGAAGCACGCACTCGACGGCAACACGTTCACTGTCGAGTATCCAGAAACCGCACCCGAAGTGAGCCCCCGTTTTCGCGGGGTGCATAAGTTCAGCCAGGAGCGCTGTATCTGGTGTCGTCAGTGTGAGAACGTCTGTCCGAACGACACCATCCAGATCGTCCAGGACGAGCAGCGAAACGGCGAACAGTACAACCTCCATATCGGCCAGTGTATCTACTGTCGGCTGTGCGAGGAGGTCTGTCCCGTCGACGCCATCCTGCTCACCCAGAACTTCGAGTTCACCGGCGATACCAAGGACGATCTCGTCTACAACAAAGAACAGCTCGGGAACGTCCCGTGGTATAAGGACATCGACCCGCTCGAATCGCGCGAGCCCGATCGCGGTGCCTGGATCGGCGAGGGCGAGGGCGAAGTCGACTACCAGTAG
- a CDS encoding complex I subunit 1/NuoH family protein produces the protein MVLPLQDVVLPDRIADVTGLGQFGVLGEFVAAFLAAFLIANIMLAMSGVAGPWAKRKITAAFTDRIAVNRHGPAGILIIPAASVQLLAKELIIPEGVDRPAYDLAPLVIASSAMLGFAVIPMGSGIHLADPEVGLVLVFAIASIASLGLATAGYASNNKYSMLGGLRAVAQNVAYEIPLIVTAASVVIFAGTLQMSEIVAAQAEPLFSVAGVSIPSWYAFVNPFAFVLFMTANMAEVGRNPFDVPEAPTEIVAGYQTEYSSVYFVLIYLGEFLHIFLGGAIVTTLFLGGPAGPVLPGIVWFVIKIWAVFLFTQWARSALPRVRIDQLIEIGWKGMLVLSFANLVLTAIIVGVFIA, from the coding sequence ATGGTCCTGCCGCTTCAGGACGTCGTCCTCCCCGACCGGATCGCCGACGTCACCGGCCTTGGGCAGTTCGGCGTTCTCGGCGAGTTCGTCGCCGCCTTTCTCGCGGCGTTCCTGATCGCCAACATCATGCTGGCGATGAGCGGCGTCGCCGGCCCGTGGGCGAAACGGAAGATCACGGCCGCGTTTACCGACCGGATCGCGGTCAATCGACACGGTCCGGCGGGGATCCTGATCATCCCCGCAGCCTCGGTCCAACTGCTCGCAAAGGAACTGATCATCCCCGAGGGCGTCGACCGGCCGGCCTACGATCTGGCGCCGCTGGTGATCGCCTCCTCGGCGATGCTCGGCTTTGCGGTGATCCCGATGGGAAGTGGGATCCACCTCGCCGACCCCGAGGTCGGGCTGGTGCTCGTCTTCGCGATCGCCTCGATCGCCTCGCTCGGGCTCGCGACGGCAGGGTACGCCTCGAACAACAAGTACTCGATGCTCGGCGGGCTGCGCGCGGTCGCCCAGAACGTCGCCTACGAGATCCCGCTGATTGTCACGGCCGCGTCGGTCGTGATCTTCGCGGGGACGCTCCAGATGTCCGAGATCGTCGCCGCGCAGGCCGAACCGCTGTTCTCGGTCGCGGGCGTCTCGATCCCCTCGTGGTACGCGTTTGTCAACCCCTTCGCGTTCGTGTTGTTCATGACCGCGAACATGGCCGAAGTGGGTCGTAACCCCTTCGACGTGCCCGAGGCGCCGACCGAGATCGTCGCGGGGTACCAGACCGAGTACTCCTCGGTGTACTTCGTGTTGATCTACCTCGGGGAGTTCCTCCACATCTTCCTCGGCGGTGCGATCGTCACGACGCTGTTCCTGGGCGGGCCCGCGGGGCCGGTGCTTCCGGGGATCGTCTGGTTCGTCATCAAGATCTGGGCGGTCTTCCTGTTCACCCAATGGGCGCGCTCGGCGCTGCCCCGGGTGCGGATCGATCAGCTCATCGAGATCGGTTGGAAGGGAATGCTCGTGCTTTCCTTTGCCAACCTGGTTCTCACGGCCATCATCGTGGGGGTGTTTATCGCATGA
- a CDS encoding NADH-quinone oxidoreductase subunit B, producing the protein MSDTPRESIAESNDAMTATREARMGDVDNRFNSRLREAFGSSPFILTKFDKFLNWARGSSMFMLQFGIACCSLEMMHTYAVKHDLDRFGSGVPRASPRQADTIIIPGTIVSKFAPRMKRVYDQMAEPKFVVNMGSCAISGGPFQEGYNVIKGAEEVIPVDIHVPGCPPRPEALVYGVVKLQERIAEGESSPVTVKPYELEQFGDLEQDELVDKLASQIDTEDLVMRYNWADSP; encoded by the coding sequence ATGAGCGACACACCACGGGAGTCGATCGCCGAGAGCAACGACGCCATGACGGCCACGAGGGAGGCCCGCATGGGCGACGTGGACAACCGCTTCAACTCGCGGCTGCGCGAAGCGTTCGGGTCCTCGCCGTTTATCCTCACCAAGTTCGATAAGTTCCTGAACTGGGCGCGTGGGTCCTCGATGTTCATGCTGCAGTTCGGGATCGCCTGCTGCAGTTTGGAGATGATGCACACCTACGCCGTGAAACACGACCTCGACCGGTTCGGCTCGGGCGTGCCCCGGGCGTCGCCGCGACAGGCCGATACCATCATCATCCCCGGAACGATCGTCTCGAAGTTCGCCCCACGGATGAAGCGCGTCTACGACCAGATGGCAGAACCCAAGTTCGTCGTCAACATGGGCTCGTGTGCCATCTCCGGTGGCCCCTTCCAGGAGGGCTACAACGTCATCAAGGGTGCCGAGGAGGTCATCCCCGTGGACATCCACGTTCCGGGCTGTCCACCCCGCCCCGAGGCGCTGGTCTACGGCGTCGTCAAGCTGCAAGAACGCATCGCCGAGGGCGAGTCCTCGCCGGTGACGGTCAAACCCTACGAGCTAGAGCAGTTCGGCGACTTAGAACAGGACGAACTGGTCGATAAGCTCGCGAGCCAGATCGACACGGAGGACCTGGTCATGCGGTACAACTGGGCTGATTCACCATGA
- the nuoK gene encoding NADH-quinone oxidoreductase subunit NuoK, which translates to MLAPTQLLAPTQLLVPVQWYLVLSAGVFCIGLFGVLTRRNALMFLISVELMLNAANINFVAFSLQWGNLTGQTFALFVMALAAAEVAIGIGIILVLYRNFRGVDVTEATTMRW; encoded by the coding sequence ATGCTCGCACCGACGCAACTGCTCGCACCGACGCAACTGCTCGTGCCCGTCCAGTGGTACCTCGTCCTCTCGGCGGGCGTGTTCTGTATCGGCCTGTTCGGCGTACTGACGCGCCGTAACGCGCTAATGTTCCTGATTAGCGTCGAACTCATGCTCAACGCAGCGAACATCAACTTCGTCGCCTTCTCGCTGCAGTGGGGCAACCTGACCGGACAGACCTTCGCGCTGTTCGTGATGGCACTGGCCGCCGCCGAGGTCGCGATCGGGATCGGGATCATCCTCGTTCTCTATCGCAACTTCCGCGGCGTGGACGTGACCGAGGCGACGACGATGAGGTGGTAA
- the purE gene encoding 5-(carboxyamino)imidazole ribonucleotide mutase — MTVEGVRDLIESFEAEAECERSDEETPEVGIVMGSDSDLETMYGAYEALTELGFEELTDVEDPPETRFTFETYVVSAHRTPKLMDAYASTAGDRGLDVIIAGAGGKSADLPNMTASLAYPVPVIGVPVQEKSVDSVIGMPTGAPLVAVDAGKSFNAALSAVQILAREHVELRDRLVEYHQSLQGEVASVSRELHESGTPAFRAERDR; from the coding sequence ATGACCGTCGAGGGAGTACGGGACTTGATCGAGAGCTTCGAGGCCGAAGCCGAGTGCGAGCGGTCCGACGAGGAGACCCCCGAGGTCGGGATCGTCATGGGCAGCGACTCGGATCTCGAGACGATGTACGGGGCCTACGAGGCCCTGACCGAGCTGGGGTTCGAGGAACTGACTGACGTCGAGGACCCGCCCGAGACTCGCTTTACCTTCGAAACGTACGTCGTCTCGGCCCACCGGACCCCGAAGCTGATGGACGCCTACGCGAGTACGGCTGGCGATCGGGGACTAGACGTGATCATCGCGGGCGCGGGCGGAAAATCGGCGGACCTGCCGAACATGACCGCTTCGCTGGCCTACCCCGTTCCCGTCATCGGCGTACCGGTTCAGGAGAAGTCGGTCGATTCGGTGATCGGGATGCCGACGGGAGCGCCGCTGGTCGCGGTCGACGCGGGAAAGTCGTTCAACGCGGCGCTGTCGGCGGTCCAGATCCTCGCGCGCGAGCACGTCGAACTGCGCGATCGCTTGGTCGAGTACCACCAGAGCTTGCAGGGGGAAGTGGCGTCGGTCTCCCGGGAGCTCCACGAGTCGGGAACCCCCGCGTTCCGGGCGGAGCGAGACCGATGA
- a CDS encoding NADH-quinone oxidoreductase subunit A has protein sequence MSTWIAVGALALVGVLIPLGMMAVSALLRPTVPEQGKRSIYESGEIPTGTTRIRFNIQYYMVALLFLVFDIETVFIFPWVLIYSDAVAQVGLLHALGPMLVFIAVLVAALIWAWRTGAVQWIKSPEATKRSRLQ, from the coding sequence ATGAGTACATGGATAGCAGTTGGGGCACTGGCGCTCGTGGGGGTGTTGATCCCGCTCGGTATGATGGCGGTATCAGCGCTGTTGCGGCCGACGGTCCCCGAACAAGGAAAGCGGAGCATCTACGAGAGCGGTGAGATCCCAACGGGGACGACGCGCATCCGGTTTAACATACAGTACTACATGGTCGCGCTGTTGTTCCTCGTCTTCGACATCGAGACGGTCTTCATCTTCCCCTGGGTTCTCATCTACAGCGACGCGGTGGCGCAGGTCGGCTTGCTCCACGCGCTGGGACCGATGTTGGTCTTCATCGCCGTTCTCGTCGCCGCGCTGATCTGGGCGTGGCGCACCGGTGCAGTACAGTGGATCAAGAGCCCGGAGGCGACAAAACGGAGCAGACTACAATGA
- a CDS encoding NADH-quinone oxidoreductase subunit J, with the protein MVLETAAFVLFAGVTLASSLGVVLVRDVWHAALLLGVALLSVAIHYVTLTAEFLAAVQILVYVGGVLILITFAVMLTHDETVEADRGAQGMGPTDSEASNAD; encoded by the coding sequence ATGGTACTAGAGACAGCGGCGTTCGTGCTGTTTGCGGGGGTGACACTCGCGAGCAGCCTCGGCGTCGTCCTCGTCAGGGACGTCTGGCACGCGGCGCTCCTGCTCGGGGTGGCACTGTTGAGCGTCGCGATCCACTACGTGACGCTGACCGCGGAGTTCCTCGCGGCGGTGCAGATCCTCGTCTACGTCGGCGGGGTGCTCATCCTGATCACGTTCGCCGTGATGCTGACTCACGACGAAACGGTGGAGGCCGACCGCGGTGCACAGGGCATGGGACCGACCGACTCGGAGGCGAGCAATGCCGACTAA
- a CDS encoding sulfatase-like hydrolase/transferase: MSDPNVLLLLTDQERYDLTAPGSSVETQHVDRLREGGMTFERAYTPISICSAARASLLTGLYPHNHGMLNNCHEADAIQPNLPPGHPTFGELLAADGYHTAYVGKWHVGRDQGPGDFGFEYHGGADRHHDADLAGDFCTYREELGVSVDEADLEDAIYTDTGTLVAARDPVPVEATRPYYLAQQAIEQLREGLDEPFFLRVDLYGPHHPYVVPEPYASMYDPAEIDPPASYRETYAGKPAVHEQYLDYRGVRSFDWERWAEAIAKYRGFMTLIDDQIGRILDAAEGVEDLCTIHTSDHGDFTGNHRQFNKGPIMYDETYHIPLQVRWPGEVEAGSVCREFVSLHDLMPTFLDLAGVEIPDVDGRSIRPLLAGEIPTDWPDAHFAQYHGDEFGLYSQRMLRTAQYKYVHNGPDRNELYDIEADPNELGNLIDHPAYEGIRRDLEARLVERMEAVEDPIAPWTATAMGR, from the coding sequence GACCCGAACGTCTTGCTTCTCCTCACCGATCAGGAACGGTACGACCTCACCGCGCCCGGCTCCTCGGTCGAGACTCAACACGTCGACCGCCTTCGAGAGGGCGGGATGACCTTCGAGCGGGCCTACACCCCGATCAGCATCTGCTCGGCCGCGCGCGCCTCGCTTTTGACTGGGCTGTACCCGCACAACCATGGGATGTTGAACAACTGCCACGAGGCCGACGCGATACAACCGAACCTGCCGCCGGGACATCCCACGTTCGGCGAACTGCTCGCCGCGGACGGCTACCACACCGCCTACGTGGGCAAGTGGCACGTCGGTCGCGATCAGGGTCCCGGGGACTTCGGTTTCGAGTACCACGGCGGGGCCGACCGCCACCACGACGCCGATTTGGCCGGCGACTTCTGTACGTACCGCGAGGAGCTCGGGGTCAGCGTCGACGAAGCGGACCTCGAGGACGCGATCTACACCGACACGGGAACGCTCGTCGCCGCACGCGACCCCGTTCCGGTCGAGGCGACGCGTCCGTACTACCTCGCACAACAGGCCATCGAGCAGCTTCGGGAGGGACTCGACGAGCCGTTCTTCCTCCGGGTGGACCTCTACGGTCCTCACCATCCCTACGTCGTCCCCGAACCCTACGCGTCGATGTACGACCCCGCGGAGATCGACCCCCCGGCGAGCTACCGGGAGACTTACGCCGGCAAACCCGCGGTCCACGAACAGTACCTCGACTATCGCGGCGTCAGGAGCTTCGACTGGGAACGGTGGGCCGAAGCGATCGCCAAATATCGGGGGTTCATGACGCTGATCGACGACCAGATCGGACGGATCCTCGACGCCGCCGAGGGGGTCGAAGACCTCTGTACGATCCACACCTCGGATCACGGCGATTTCACCGGGAACCACCGCCAGTTCAACAAGGGGCCGATCATGTACGACGAGACCTACCACATCCCCTTGCAGGTGCGCTGGCCCGGCGAGGTCGAGGCAGGCTCCGTCTGCCGGGAGTTCGTCTCGCTGCACGACCTGATGCCGACGTTTCTCGACTTGGCGGGCGTCGAGATCCCCGACGTGGACGGCCGGTCGATCCGGCCGCTCCTCGCGGGCGAGATACCGACGGACTGGCCCGACGCGCACTTCGCCCAGTACCACGGCGACGAGTTCGGACTCTACTCCCAGCGAATGCTTCGGACCGCACAGTACAAATACGTCCACAACGGCCCCGACCGGAACGAACTCTACGATATAGAGGCGGACCCGAACGAACTCGGAAACCTGATCGACCATCCGGCCTACGAGGGGATCCGACGCGATCTGGAGGCACGACTGGTCGAGCGCATGGAAGCGGTCGAGGACCCGATCGCACCGTGGACCGCGACCGCGATGGGTCGGTAG
- a CDS encoding 5-(carboxyamino)imidazole ribonucleotide synthase translates to MATKTLPGPTIGVVGGGQLGRMLAEAAAPLGIETVILDPTPECPASPVASEQIVGAFDDPDSVRELAARADVLTFEIELADPDLLETVSEEADIEVQPSPETLRTIQDKLVQKRALADAGVPVPAFRAVDSPEELRAALEELGTPAMVKAREGGYDGRGNLPIEDPEEAADVLSELGGAAMVEEMVDFERELSVIAVKGDEEVATYVAGENLHEKEILRETVVPARASGAVRERAQAVAGEVLELMDGRGVYGIELFQEDGEILVNEIAPRPHNSGHWTIEGARSSQFEQHARAVCGLPLGATELREPVVTKNVLGDDREPRRATLSGIEQLLAEPLVHLHWYGKDEVRPLRKMGHFAVLGGDRSADELLESARTYWRHVEFDP, encoded by the coding sequence ATGGCAACGAAGACCCTTCCGGGACCGACGATCGGCGTCGTTGGCGGCGGCCAACTGGGGCGGATGCTTGCGGAGGCGGCGGCACCGCTCGGTATCGAGACAGTCATCCTCGATCCCACCCCCGAGTGTCCGGCCTCGCCCGTCGCGAGCGAGCAGATCGTCGGGGCGTTCGATGATCCCGATTCGGTTCGGGAACTCGCCGCACGCGCGGACGTGCTGACGTTCGAGATCGAACTCGCGGATCCGGACCTTCTCGAAACCGTCTCCGAGGAGGCCGACATCGAGGTTCAGCCCTCGCCCGAGACCCTGCGAACCATCCAGGACAAACTGGTCCAAAAGCGCGCGCTCGCCGACGCCGGCGTCCCGGTCCCGGCGTTCCGGGCGGTCGACTCTCCCGAGGAGTTGCGGGCTGCCCTCGAGGAACTGGGGACGCCCGCGATGGTGAAAGCTCGCGAGGGCGGGTATGACGGTCGGGGGAACCTCCCCATCGAGGACCCCGAGGAGGCCGCTGACGTCCTTTCGGAGCTGGGCGGGGCGGCGATGGTCGAGGAAATGGTCGACTTCGAGCGCGAACTCTCGGTGATCGCCGTCAAAGGGGACGAGGAGGTCGCGACCTACGTGGCCGGCGAGAACCTGCATGAAAAGGAAATCCTCCGCGAGACGGTGGTCCCGGCGCGCGCGAGCGGGGCGGTCCGAGAGCGCGCACAGGCGGTCGCCGGCGAGGTCCTCGAACTGATGGACGGCCGGGGCGTCTACGGGATCGAACTCTTTCAGGAAGACGGGGAGATCCTCGTCAACGAGATCGCGCCACGCCCACACAACTCGGGTCACTGGACGATCGAGGGCGCGCGCAGTTCACAGTTCGAACAGCACGCCCGGGCGGTCTGTGGCCTTCCGTTAGGTGCGACCGAACTGCGCGAACCGGTCGTGACGAAGAACGTATTGGGCGACGACCGTGAGCCCCGGCGAGCGACGCTTTCGGGAATCGAGCAACTGCTCGCCGAACCGCTCGTCCACCTTCACTGGTACGGCAAAGACGAGGTCCGCCCGCTTCGGAAGATGGGTCACTTCGCCGTGCTCGGCGGCGATCGCTCGGCCGACGAGCTGCTGGAGTCGGCACGTACATACTGGCGGCACGTGGAGTTCGACCCATGA
- a CDS encoding NADH-quinone oxidoreductase subunit D, with amino-acid sequence MSLERPERRQYVTDEGVDYDAIERLLGEYVLGRETHLNAEGFVIRPDEVQDVLFALRDEAGFDHLSVVTAQEYEDRYESIYHLKKYADPTQEVSVVVPTAKDRPVSQTAEPVYRTADWHEREAYDLVGIEYEGHPDPRRILLPETWQGHPLALDYDQDRPQMVTLAEHQNPIADDHYDEDTDTMFLNIGPHHPATHGVLHLKTVLDGEQVVDVDSDIGYLHRCEEQMAQKGTYRHQIMPYPDRWDYAPGGLMNEWGYARAAEDLADIEVPEYAQVIRTMGAELCRICSHMLALGTFCLDIYGDFTAIFMYAMRDREKCQSLLEDLTGSRMMFNYLRLGGVAWDLPEPREEFFEKVRDFLDDLPEATQEYHDLITSNEIFQIRTVGTGVLDTDVAKQYGATGPVARASGVDYDLRRDDPYGYYPELDWDVATEEAGDNYSRLLVRMREVEQSARILEQCIDLLEEWPEDDREIQANVPRTLRPDPDTEIYRAVEAAKGELGIYIRADGTDKPARFKIRSPCFSNLHVLPEISEGEYVADLIASLGSLDIILGEVDR; translated from the coding sequence ATGAGTTTAGAACGACCCGAACGACGACAGTACGTCACCGACGAGGGCGTTGACTACGACGCGATCGAGCGCCTGCTTGGCGAGTACGTCCTCGGCCGCGAGACGCATCTGAACGCGGAGGGCTTTGTCATCCGGCCCGACGAGGTCCAGGACGTGCTCTTTGCGCTGCGCGACGAGGCCGGATTCGATCACCTCTCGGTGGTCACCGCCCAGGAGTACGAGGACCGTTACGAATCGATCTACCACCTGAAGAAGTACGCGGATCCGACCCAGGAAGTCAGCGTCGTCGTTCCGACGGCCAAGGACCGTCCGGTCAGTCAGACCGCAGAGCCCGTCTACCGGACCGCCGACTGGCACGAACGTGAGGCCTACGATCTAGTGGGCATCGAGTACGAGGGCCATCCCGACCCGCGACGGATCTTGCTGCCCGAGACCTGGCAGGGACATCCGCTGGCGCTGGATTACGATCAGGACCGCCCGCAGATGGTCACGCTCGCGGAACACCAGAACCCGATCGCCGACGACCACTACGACGAGGACACGGACACGATGTTCCTCAACATCGGTCCCCACCACCCGGCGACCCACGGCGTGTTGCACCTGAAGACGGTGCTCGACGGCGAGCAGGTCGTTGACGTCGATTCGGACATCGGCTACCTCCACCGCTGTGAGGAGCAGATGGCCCAGAAGGGCACGTATCGACATCAGATCATGCCCTATCCGGACCGCTGGGACTACGCACCCGGCGGGCTGATGAACGAGTGGGGCTATGCGCGCGCCGCCGAAGACCTCGCGGACATCGAGGTGCCCGAGTACGCACAGGTCATCCGAACGATGGGCGCGGAGTTGTGTCGGATCTGTTCGCACATGCTCGCGCTCGGGACGTTCTGTCTGGACATCTACGGGGACTTCACCGCGATCTTCATGTATGCGATGCGCGACCGCGAGAAGTGCCAGAGCCTCCTCGAGGACCTCACCGGCAGTCGGATGATGTTCAACTACCTCCGACTGGGCGGGGTCGCGTGGGACCTGCCCGAACCCCGCGAGGAGTTCTTCGAGAAGGTTCGAGACTTCCTCGACGACCTTCCGGAGGCGACCCAGGAGTACCACGACCTGATCACCTCCAACGAGATCTTCCAGATCCGAACCGTCGGAACCGGTGTCCTCGATACCGACGTCGCAAAGCAGTACGGCGCGACCGGCCCCGTCGCCCGCGCGTCGGGCGTCGACTACGACCTCCGCCGGGACGACCCCTATGGGTATTACCCCGAACTCGACTGGGACGTCGCCACCGAGGAGGCCGGCGACAACTACTCGCGCCTGCTCGTGCGGATGCGCGAGGTCGAACAGTCCGCCCGCATCCTCGAACAGTGTATCGACCTGCTCGAGGAGTGGCCCGAGGACGACCGGGAGATCCAAGCGAACGTCCCCCGGACGCTGCGCCCGGACCCCGACACCGAGATCTACCGGGCGGTCGAGGCCGCGAAGGGCGAACTCGGGATCTACATCCGTGCGGACGGCACCGACAAGCCGGCACGCTTCAAGATCCGCAGTCCGTGTTTCTCCAACCTCCACGTGCTGCCGGAGATCTCGGAGGGCGAGTACGTCGCAGACCTCATCGCCTCGCTTGGCAGTCTGGACATCATCCTCGGGGAGGTGGATCGCTGA